The proteins below come from a single Halobacillus salinarum genomic window:
- a CDS encoding class I SAM-dependent methyltransferase: MLLHPKELSQNGRSFTEEDIGETRLFPQFRMDLRKFSEKEYNRFVTVNTVRDWSQLSWKQVGRPYEVRAQSNERRSWEQEQNREMDPHTAWTFFNKAFHEWFVKDVPSELDHSKKQFIKSLGSLKPAEIKHALGDVVRIQLWNYVHRIQDGIWDPRGKRALFEGLSLHKPKILFLGAAEGYEAMQLAAIYPRAHIVMVDYDEYCKTTRFAEFPGYYPFLGENPATGQPKVVYKDELNVDYIVDDIRNLDFGKDFDVVLSVGLLEHFPDAYKPEVCDWHRKFLKSGGYAILTTPRNQIRSRLYYKIMADVMNHTYRELMTVEQMGLYLYENGFDIKRHGYIKVHNGIVCQPR; this comes from the coding sequence ATGTTACTACATCCAAAGGAACTTAGCCAAAATGGAAGATCTTTTACTGAGGAAGATATTGGGGAAACACGATTATTTCCCCAATTTCGAATGGACTTAAGAAAGTTTTCCGAGAAAGAATACAATCGATTTGTAACGGTAAACACCGTACGGGACTGGTCGCAGCTTTCCTGGAAGCAAGTAGGCCGTCCTTATGAAGTACGGGCACAATCCAATGAGAGGCGCAGCTGGGAACAGGAACAAAATCGCGAGATGGACCCTCATACGGCCTGGACTTTTTTTAATAAAGCATTTCACGAATGGTTTGTGAAAGATGTCCCCAGTGAATTGGACCATTCCAAAAAACAGTTTATTAAAAGCCTGGGCTCTTTAAAACCAGCTGAAATCAAACATGCGCTCGGAGATGTCGTACGTATTCAATTGTGGAACTACGTCCATCGCATTCAAGACGGCATATGGGATCCGCGTGGAAAGCGGGCATTATTTGAAGGGCTGAGCCTCCATAAACCAAAAATATTGTTCCTTGGAGCTGCGGAAGGCTATGAAGCGATGCAGTTAGCTGCGATCTACCCGAGAGCGCACATTGTCATGGTGGATTACGATGAATATTGCAAAACGACCCGTTTTGCAGAATTCCCCGGTTACTATCCTTTCTTAGGTGAAAACCCTGCAACCGGTCAACCAAAAGTTGTATATAAAGATGAATTGAATGTAGATTATATCGTAGACGACATACGAAATTTGGATTTTGGGAAAGACTTTGACGTTGTTCTTTCTGTAGGATTGCTGGAGCATTTCCCTGATGCTTATAAACCAGAAGTATGTGATTGGCATCGGAAGTTTTTAAAGTCCGGCGGCTACGCGATTCTGACCACGCCAAGAAATCAAATCCGCTCAAGACTGTATTACAAAATCATGGCAGATGTTATGAATCATACGTACAGGGAATTAATGACAGTCGAGCAAATGGGACTATATCTGTATGAAAACGGGTTCGATATTAAAAGGCACGGCTATATAAAAGTCCATAACGGAATTGTATGCCAGCCAAGATAA
- a CDS encoding formate/nitrite transporter family protein: MNNDQEDHQNKQNDDFEVPLNEKVDEPGRQFYIPSQIVDEFGEKGRDHLYKPFRSQLLLALTAGSFMTFGAVFSILLAIGVEAKGVSHLLSGIGFAAGYAMVFISGSVLFTEINVLLPSYLFNKGGLRKKSIYQFWASAYIGNILGAFLVAVFIQLSASLSPKFYSELAVFLDHKMKFMESGMIGWFEILVSGILANWLIGMAAFLTTAARDITGKFLGTMLPVILFVAGNFQHSAANMGYFSMGILSSNQYAWYEYILFNLIPASIGNLIGGGILVSLLFSYAYKEDLQTNTGNTD; the protein is encoded by the coding sequence ATGAACAATGATCAGGAGGACCATCAAAATAAACAAAACGATGATTTTGAAGTGCCTTTAAATGAAAAAGTGGATGAGCCAGGAAGACAATTTTACATTCCTTCCCAAATTGTAGATGAATTCGGTGAAAAAGGTCGTGACCATTTATATAAACCCTTTCGTTCCCAGCTCTTGTTAGCCTTAACGGCTGGGTCATTTATGACTTTCGGGGCTGTTTTTTCTATTCTGCTCGCTATTGGTGTAGAAGCTAAAGGAGTATCTCATCTGCTGTCAGGGATAGGCTTTGCAGCAGGCTATGCCATGGTATTCATCTCTGGTTCTGTGCTTTTTACGGAAATTAATGTTTTGCTTCCATCGTATTTATTTAATAAAGGCGGACTGAGAAAGAAATCCATTTATCAGTTCTGGGCTTCTGCCTATATCGGAAATATTTTAGGCGCATTTCTCGTTGCCGTCTTTATTCAATTATCGGCGTCGCTTTCCCCGAAATTTTACAGTGAACTGGCTGTCTTTCTCGACCATAAGATGAAATTTATGGAGAGCGGGATGATCGGGTGGTTTGAGATATTAGTGTCCGGCATCCTAGCGAACTGGCTGATCGGAATGGCTGCATTTCTTACGACAGCTGCGCGGGACATTACGGGCAAATTTCTTGGAACGATGCTGCCCGTAATCTTATTCGTTGCAGGCAATTTCCAGCACAGTGCCGCCAATATGGGCTATTTTAGTATGGGCATTCTGTCTTCAAATCAATATGCGTGGTATGAGTACATCTTGTTTAATCTAATCCCCGCAAGTATTGGTAACTTAATCGGCGGTGGGATTTTAGTTTCCCTGCTTTTCTCTTATGCATATAAGGAAGATCTTCAGACAAATACGGGAAATACCGATTAA
- a CDS encoding DinB family protein, producing the protein MNMYCQSAFHQLEIVIASISEMAGQLNSEDLDFRPAPGKRSIGELLTHLATIPASDGKIAEEATKEEMEAFYRSISLPTISDILEAMFTHFSQLKTQYENYTEDHLYTETSSWWGVTYSRFEWLLEIVAHMYHHRGQLHAMLVLLNKKDPEVLLFE; encoded by the coding sequence ATGAATATGTATTGCCAAAGTGCTTTCCACCAATTAGAAATTGTGATCGCTTCTATTTCTGAAATGGCCGGACAGCTGAATAGTGAAGACCTTGATTTTCGTCCTGCTCCCGGCAAACGATCCATCGGTGAATTATTGACACACCTCGCTACAATACCGGCATCCGATGGAAAAATTGCTGAAGAGGCAACCAAGGAAGAGATGGAAGCTTTTTACCGTTCGATCTCACTCCCTACTATCAGCGACATCTTAGAGGCAATGTTTACTCACTTTTCCCAGTTGAAGACCCAGTATGAGAATTATACAGAAGATCATTTGTATACCGAAACATCTTCATGGTGGGGTGTCACCTACTCACGTTTTGAATGGCTTTTGGAAATCGTTGCTCACATGTATCATCACCGGGGACAGCTCCATGCCATGTTAGTCCTTTTGAACAAAAAAGACCCGGAAGTACTCTTATTTGAATAA
- a CDS encoding SCO7613 C-terminal domain-containing membrane protein has translation MEKLSEKQREEAFRKELHVLKDRGYLSQEKYKEVKEAHQHYLKSKIFSVPESQSAESVSVEPEEKQAQKPKPPKPKKVKTKAQIRERNITWSLILGVVLLLISGLVVATSNWEQMGPGLKVFSIAFVSLFFFGLSYISRKLLKIKQTAFAFLTLGSLLIPIGILAIGYFQLLGSYLSLEGEGRYLLGFIGTVLPMPVFVRNAVVHRSRLFVWVSFVFLSLAVGFGLETARVPVDVFYLGIMVFNGVLLWSCFRFRSLNKIELFIKEIPVYAQANLVLSTLLMLVFYNNEIIYSVNVILTACLYMAMVYVYKRKEYQFVFCLLFVYGIYQFTEHSPLREFDVFIYALTGLLYIGFAAAVKEDGITEKVFIYASGFISLCAFIYISFEGFVLHYGEASLLLCLGYLAVAVNYFILTNITKQKLFEYLTAVFLFVALGEFGEWIDIVPIEWFLFAAAVIVNVSLGLLAKQKWLTAVKESSFFLSLLVLAGCMSYTIQMQHHVQLAFMLIIVSALSVLVYQLDRNKDVAAAAKWTHPVSFILACLAWLPWLEEHTLVFKDHIGTSGMFAIAGLLIIGISLGWGRTKKKELAIASFYCGQAVYAAAIAQSVFDPVLDPVLVRPLILAVGMVLFAWLVVYSKVHFLWALVSITAFSFYVSLISTFAIEYFQSVSLYLMGAPIWLIGLGTLGRKRWKSMEPYFFWVAHIALPVIIAHCFIGLLIDTDVHPFLLLVPVAVYVYSALKKDKEWQVKLLLYVGMSVVHLLLFGVWLYYELWPLISITYVWLASSLVFTCVWVAVPVDWKRRIEWFIVPFSLVGLVNLIYHEGELFDLELIPLIGYIVLNLYFLQIRKWPWIQFLPLLASVMMWLNFSEAVSRMLWFVFVSAGFFVLTVAGRHFYPLLVEWKKDKKQLDPYSVTAVMYVPLLCALIRFEDSIWLKILPLLLLACWLIIHSKRLFVPLAERIFQTLAAGSLYTAYVMVLGAYEANIPDLIEAELRVLPVILVMIAFRLYTWRSYRASFNYVQWGVLLFLSAYLVIDAIDSHTIYDAWIIGGLSLLSMISGMQLKIKSYFFVGMGVLVFNVMYQTRPFWGNMPWWVYLLVAGFLLITVASYNEWKKQKEPGERKLETKLKKMWTALKKWE, from the coding sequence ATGGAAAAGCTTTCCGAAAAGCAGCGAGAAGAAGCCTTTCGTAAGGAATTGCATGTACTAAAAGATCGTGGATATCTTTCTCAAGAGAAGTACAAAGAAGTTAAAGAAGCTCATCAACACTATTTAAAGAGCAAAATATTTTCTGTCCCGGAATCACAGAGTGCGGAGTCTGTTTCAGTGGAACCTGAGGAAAAGCAAGCACAGAAACCTAAGCCGCCCAAGCCTAAAAAAGTAAAAACGAAGGCTCAAATTCGGGAACGGAATATTACTTGGTCGCTCATATTAGGAGTAGTTCTGCTGCTGATTAGTGGATTAGTCGTTGCTACCAGCAATTGGGAGCAGATGGGACCAGGGTTGAAGGTGTTTTCCATTGCTTTTGTTTCCTTATTCTTTTTCGGATTAAGTTACATTTCAAGAAAGCTGTTAAAAATTAAACAAACAGCATTTGCGTTTCTTACATTAGGAAGCTTATTGATTCCGATTGGCATTTTGGCCATTGGATATTTTCAGCTGCTTGGATCTTATCTGTCTCTTGAAGGGGAGGGGAGATATCTTCTTGGATTCATTGGTACAGTTCTCCCTATGCCGGTTTTTGTTAGGAATGCAGTTGTTCACCGTTCGCGGTTATTTGTTTGGGTCTCGTTTGTTTTTCTTTCTTTAGCAGTTGGCTTTGGTCTCGAGACAGCTCGCGTTCCTGTGGATGTGTTTTATTTAGGGATTATGGTATTTAATGGTGTCCTGTTGTGGAGCTGCTTCCGCTTCCGTTCCTTAAATAAAATCGAGTTGTTTATCAAGGAAATCCCTGTTTATGCCCAGGCGAACTTAGTGCTCTCCACTCTGCTTATGCTTGTTTTCTATAACAATGAAATTATTTACAGCGTGAATGTCATTCTTACGGCTTGTTTATACATGGCTATGGTCTATGTGTATAAGAGGAAGGAATATCAGTTTGTCTTCTGTCTGCTTTTCGTTTATGGAATCTATCAATTCACAGAGCATTCTCCGTTACGGGAGTTTGATGTATTCATTTATGCACTGACTGGATTGTTGTACATAGGGTTTGCGGCAGCTGTAAAGGAAGACGGGATTACGGAGAAAGTTTTTATATACGCTAGTGGGTTCATCTCGTTATGTGCGTTTATTTATATAAGCTTTGAAGGGTTTGTTCTTCACTATGGCGAAGCTTCCCTCCTGCTTTGCTTAGGCTATCTGGCAGTGGCAGTAAATTATTTTATTTTGACGAATATTACAAAGCAAAAGTTGTTTGAATATTTAACGGCTGTTTTTCTTTTTGTTGCACTAGGGGAGTTTGGAGAATGGATCGATATCGTTCCGATTGAATGGTTTTTATTTGCAGCGGCAGTCATAGTAAATGTGTCTTTAGGTTTGCTGGCAAAACAGAAGTGGCTGACCGCTGTGAAGGAGAGCAGCTTCTTTTTATCGCTCCTCGTGTTGGCTGGCTGCATGAGCTACACTATTCAGATGCAGCATCATGTGCAGCTTGCTTTTATGCTTATCATTGTTAGCGCCCTCTCGGTATTAGTGTATCAACTGGACAGAAATAAAGACGTAGCAGCAGCTGCTAAGTGGACGCACCCGGTCAGCTTTATTCTGGCATGTTTAGCTTGGCTGCCCTGGCTGGAGGAACATACACTTGTCTTTAAGGATCATATCGGTACCTCCGGCATGTTTGCGATTGCAGGGCTGCTTATCATTGGAATCTCCCTCGGCTGGGGACGAACAAAGAAAAAAGAATTAGCAATAGCAAGCTTCTATTGCGGCCAGGCCGTGTACGCTGCTGCGATTGCTCAATCAGTTTTTGACCCGGTTCTGGATCCTGTGTTAGTAAGGCCGCTGATTCTTGCCGTAGGAATGGTTCTCTTTGCCTGGCTGGTTGTTTATTCCAAAGTGCATTTCCTATGGGCGCTCGTTTCTATCACAGCTTTTTCATTTTACGTGTCGTTGATCAGTACGTTTGCCATTGAATACTTTCAAAGCGTCAGCCTTTATTTAATGGGGGCACCCATCTGGCTGATCGGCTTAGGCACCCTTGGGAGGAAGAGATGGAAGTCCATGGAGCCGTATTTTTTCTGGGTTGCGCATATTGCTCTGCCTGTTATCATTGCCCATTGTTTTATCGGTTTGCTCATTGATACGGACGTGCACCCATTTTTGCTGCTCGTACCTGTCGCAGTCTATGTTTATAGTGCGTTAAAGAAAGACAAAGAATGGCAGGTTAAGTTGTTATTATATGTGGGGATGAGTGTGGTTCACTTATTACTTTTCGGTGTGTGGCTTTATTACGAATTATGGCCGCTGATTTCTATCACCTATGTATGGCTTGCTTCAAGCCTCGTATTTACATGTGTTTGGGTGGCTGTTCCTGTGGATTGGAAGCGGAGGATCGAATGGTTTATTGTTCCTTTTTCCTTAGTAGGATTGGTTAACCTTATTTACCACGAAGGAGAGCTTTTTGATCTGGAACTCATTCCACTCATCGGTTATATAGTTTTGAATCTTTATTTCCTTCAGATTAGAAAATGGCCGTGGATCCAATTCCTTCCCTTACTGGCTTCAGTAATGATGTGGCTGAATTTCTCTGAGGCAGTCAGCCGAATGCTTTGGTTCGTTTTTGTATCGGCCGGTTTTTTTGTGCTGACAGTGGCAGGGAGACATTTCTACCCCTTGCTTGTGGAATGGAAAAAGGATAAAAAACAGCTGGATCCCTACAGTGTTACTGCTGTGATGTATGTGCCATTGCTTTGTGCGCTGATTCGTTTTGAAGATAGTATCTGGCTGAAAATCCTGCCGCTCCTTTTATTAGCATGCTGGTTGATCATACATTCAAAACGTCTTTTCGTGCCGCTAGCAGAACGAATTTTTCAAACGTTAGCTGCTGGAAGTCTATACACAGCTTATGTAATGGTGTTAGGAGCCTATGAAGCAAACATACCAGATTTGATTGAAGCCGAACTTCGTGTCCTGCCGGTGATCTTAGTCATGATAGCTTTTCGTTTGTACACGTGGAGGTCCTACCGAGCTTCCTTTAATTATGTTCAGTGGGGAGTATTATTGTTTCTCTCTGCCTATTTGGTTATAGATGCAATAGATAGCCATACCATCTATGATGCCTGGATTATTGGTGGGTTGTCGCTTCTTTCTATGATTTCAGGCATGCAGCTGAAAATAAAATCTTATTTCTTTGTAGGTATGGGCGTGCTGGTTTTTAATGTGATGTATCAGACACGACCCTTTTGGGGAAACATGCCTTGGTGGGTCTACCTGCTTGTTGCCGGCTTCCTGTTAATCACTGTTGCTAGCTACAATGAATGGAAGAAACAGAAGGAACCGGGCGAACGAAAACTCGAGACAAAGTTGAAAAAGATGTGGACTGCTTTAAAGAAATGGGAGTAA
- a CDS encoding FAD-binding oxidoreductase, whose amino-acid sequence MEEWIEELKDILPEKQVMTELSDRHSYSFDASFGEYLPEAVVQVKNKQQVIHVLKVANQFRIPVYPRGQGTCLSGGPLPVQGGIVLDISQWPPLIDVHADDLTVIVSPSALTADINNAAEEHGLMYAPDPSSAHVATIGGNLAENSGGPRGLKYGVTKDFVLGLEVVTPEGEVMKTGGQTIKNVTGFDLTKLIVGSEGALGVITEATLKLVPKPPAVQTILAVFDDVRKAGQAISKTLTSGILPSKMEFMDQACIQAVENFKPAGLPVHAKALVIIELDGHPETLAIEKKLVQEIMEKIGATETVIPQTAEEANGIWQARKQVSPAIAQIKPTKVSEDATVPRSKIPDMMDRLQKIKEKYNVEVVVFGHAGDGNLHPNVLCDKRDQEEMGRVEKAVEEIFEAAIELGGTLSGEHGIGTMKAPFLESELGPVGVDMMRRIKNSWDPNGIMNPGKIFAEKGQRLVLRSE is encoded by the coding sequence ATGGAAGAGTGGATCGAAGAGCTTAAAGATATATTACCGGAAAAACAAGTCATGACGGAGCTTTCAGATCGACACAGCTACAGCTTTGATGCTTCATTCGGAGAATATTTGCCTGAAGCAGTAGTTCAGGTCAAGAATAAACAGCAAGTCATACATGTACTTAAAGTGGCCAATCAATTTCGAATCCCTGTTTATCCAAGAGGGCAGGGGACGTGTCTGAGCGGAGGCCCTTTACCTGTTCAAGGAGGCATTGTACTCGATATTTCCCAATGGCCACCCTTAATTGACGTACATGCGGATGATTTAACCGTCATTGTCTCTCCAAGCGCATTAACAGCGGATATTAATAATGCGGCAGAAGAGCATGGACTCATGTATGCCCCTGATCCAAGCAGTGCGCATGTAGCTACCATTGGCGGCAACTTGGCGGAAAACTCCGGAGGACCTAGAGGATTAAAATATGGAGTAACGAAAGATTTTGTGCTTGGTCTTGAAGTAGTGACTCCAGAAGGGGAAGTCATGAAAACAGGTGGACAGACGATTAAAAATGTAACCGGATTTGACTTGACCAAGCTCATTGTAGGATCGGAAGGTGCCCTGGGTGTAATTACTGAGGCTACTTTAAAGCTCGTTCCTAAACCGCCTGCCGTTCAAACCATCCTGGCGGTCTTTGATGATGTCCGCAAGGCCGGACAGGCGATATCGAAGACGCTGACTTCAGGAATTCTTCCTTCTAAGATGGAATTTATGGATCAGGCTTGCATTCAAGCTGTGGAAAACTTTAAACCTGCAGGCTTGCCTGTCCATGCCAAAGCTTTGGTCATTATTGAATTAGATGGTCATCCTGAAACTCTTGCGATCGAGAAAAAGCTTGTTCAGGAGATAATGGAGAAAATTGGAGCGACAGAGACGGTTATTCCACAAACTGCAGAAGAAGCGAACGGGATTTGGCAGGCTAGAAAACAGGTCTCCCCGGCGATTGCTCAAATTAAGCCGACAAAAGTTTCTGAGGATGCGACAGTTCCCCGCAGTAAAATTCCGGATATGATGGATAGGCTTCAAAAGATTAAAGAGAAGTATAACGTGGAAGTCGTTGTTTTCGGACATGCAGGGGATGGAAACCTGCATCCTAATGTCCTTTGTGATAAACGGGATCAAGAAGAAATGGGGAGAGTGGAAAAAGCGGTCGAAGAAATTTTCGAAGCGGCCATTGAACTTGGCGGGACTCTTTCCGGTGAACATGGAATAGGGACAATGAAGGCGCCGTTTCTTGAATCTGAATTAGGTCCTGTGGGGGTCGACATGATGAGGAGAATAAAGAACAGCTGGGATCCGAATGGCATAATGAACCCTGGTAAAATTTTTGCTGAAAAGGGGCAGAGGCTGGTGTTGCGCAGTGAGTAA
- a CDS encoding AimR family lysis-lysogeny pheromone receptor, with amino-acid sequence MGSHKLIEPSQLNQMRMDRVSSIYEIYHYQLQHTTSYQASEATRRYCLSHHSSILEDQLATLEFLYMNEYMKELESILHDGLYNQELLMIYRIMYNRKKTPLKEGDLNWLSALTFSHPSLKCLHLFTMVYAFYDIKQYTGLDKYIDDIYEALLTINEPLFHYYMVLRFDELLFQHYWKTNSVVLAKKHAYKYINSGLAPGKSSMMYHNLALCDTFTDYNLAIDNAHSALEIAVDYELSHPRTALTNHTIPFISAIHKKTNGVLTPDPIETAHLAIARKKNEQAKQILSKLDELTPFQETYLGAATKDPYMLKNAKSRFIHDYGDLFFAQLPELYLKELVKVV; translated from the coding sequence ATGGGAAGCCATAAATTAATTGAACCTAGTCAGTTAAATCAAATGCGCATGGATCGAGTATCTTCTATTTATGAGATCTATCACTATCAGCTGCAGCATACCACTAGTTATCAAGCTTCTGAAGCAACCCGCCGTTACTGTCTATCCCATCACAGCAGTATATTAGAAGACCAGCTGGCCACGCTTGAGTTTCTCTACATGAATGAATATATGAAAGAACTGGAATCTATTCTTCATGATGGCTTATATAATCAAGAACTGTTAATGATTTACCGAATTATGTACAACCGCAAGAAGACTCCTTTAAAAGAAGGAGATTTAAACTGGTTGTCTGCACTTACCTTCTCCCACCCTTCTCTGAAGTGTCTGCACTTGTTTACTATGGTTTATGCTTTTTACGACATTAAGCAATATACAGGTCTTGATAAATATATTGATGATATTTATGAAGCTCTACTCACGATTAACGAGCCTCTGTTTCATTATTACATGGTTCTGCGATTTGATGAATTGCTGTTTCAGCACTACTGGAAGACCAATAGTGTGGTATTGGCCAAGAAACACGCGTATAAATATATTAACTCTGGTCTTGCACCTGGAAAAAGCAGCATGATGTACCATAACCTTGCTCTATGTGATACCTTTACGGATTACAATTTAGCTATCGATAATGCTCATTCAGCTTTAGAGATCGCAGTGGACTATGAGCTGAGCCACCCGAGAACTGCTTTAACGAACCACACCATTCCATTTATCTCAGCTATTCACAAGAAAACAAATGGAGTTCTAACTCCAGACCCTATTGAAACGGCACATTTAGCGATTGCAAGAAAAAAGAATGAACAAGCTAAGCAAATATTGAGCAAGCTTGACGAACTGACTCCTTTTCAGGAAACCTATTTAGGAGCAGCTACTAAAGATCCGTATATGCTGAAAAATGCCAAAAGTCGATTTATTCATGATTATGGGGATTTGTTTTTCGCCCAGTTACCTGAACTCTATTTAAAGGAACTAGTTAAAGTAGTATAA
- a CDS encoding ABC transporter ATP-binding protein, whose translation MEQPVMQIKKVKKTINNKPIIKGIDFSINSGEVFGFLGPNGAGKTTTIRMMVGLMKLTDGDIVIKGHSIQKEYKQAIKHVGAIVENPEMYPFMSGWKNLLHYSRMIPGITKERIKEVARLVGLENRLKDKVGKYSLGMRQRLGIAQALLHNPSVLILDEPTNGLDPSGIREIRSYIRRLAEEEGVAVIVSSHILSEMEMMCDRIGIIKNGEVISIQSVNDALQESDQKEVRLEVTPLMKAKEMVEEFIGREAVVEQDTLLFQIKREDIPFLIKELVHNQMDVFSVNVNRTTLEEKFLDLIGEGAIE comes from the coding sequence ATGGAACAACCAGTGATGCAGATAAAAAAAGTAAAAAAGACGATCAATAACAAACCGATCATTAAAGGCATCGATTTTTCCATAAACAGTGGAGAGGTGTTTGGATTTCTAGGACCGAATGGAGCGGGGAAAACCACTACGATTAGAATGATGGTCGGCTTGATGAAGCTTACAGACGGGGATATTGTAATTAAAGGCCACAGTATCCAAAAGGAATACAAGCAAGCCATCAAGCACGTCGGGGCCATTGTAGAAAACCCTGAAATGTATCCATTTATGAGCGGGTGGAAAAATCTCCTCCATTATTCGAGAATGATCCCGGGGATTACGAAGGAAAGAATTAAGGAAGTAGCACGGCTTGTCGGACTGGAAAACCGCTTGAAGGACAAAGTAGGCAAGTATTCCTTAGGCATGAGGCAGCGTCTTGGGATTGCGCAAGCCTTATTACATAATCCTTCTGTGCTGATTCTTGATGAACCAACGAACGGATTAGATCCCTCAGGAATACGTGAAATCCGCTCCTACATTCGGCGTTTAGCTGAGGAGGAAGGAGTGGCTGTGATCGTTTCAAGCCACATTCTTTCAGAGATGGAGATGATGTGTGACCGGATTGGTATTATCAAAAACGGCGAAGTCATTTCCATTCAATCTGTTAATGATGCTTTACAGGAAAGTGACCAGAAGGAAGTCCGCTTAGAAGTAACGCCGCTTATGAAGGCAAAGGAAATGGTCGAAGAATTTATCGGCAGGGAAGCAGTAGTAGAGCAGGATACGTTATTGTTTCAAATAAAAAGGGAGGATATACCCTTCCTGATTAAAGAGCTTGTTCATAACCAGATGGATGTCTTCAGTGTAAATGTGAACCGGACAACCCTCGAGGAAAAATTCTTGGATCTGATAGGAGAGGGAGCCATTGAATAA
- a CDS encoding DUF4064 domain-containing protein, protein MNRTAEMVLTSIGLAVYAIMSFFSFRVMSLKDNEEIKNQIEQGLNSNPDMQGAGNVSVDKVLDFLFAGATFVLIMSLIGLILGILTIIFLRGDKKPKAAGIILIITAIVTTLLTIVDFFGGIFYLIAGITALVRKSKNKTVTESSAESY, encoded by the coding sequence ATGAATCGAACCGCAGAAATGGTGTTAACCTCAATCGGACTGGCTGTATATGCGATTATGAGTTTTTTCAGCTTCCGGGTGATGTCGCTCAAAGATAATGAAGAAATTAAAAACCAGATCGAACAAGGACTGAATTCCAATCCTGATATGCAGGGAGCCGGCAATGTTTCCGTTGATAAAGTGCTGGATTTCCTATTTGCCGGGGCCACATTCGTGCTCATCATGTCATTAATTGGGTTGATTCTCGGTATTTTGACGATTATATTTCTCAGGGGAGATAAAAAACCGAAAGCAGCAGGCATTATTCTCATTATTACTGCCATTGTAACCACACTGCTTACGATCGTGGACTTCTTCGGCGGAATTTTTTACTTAATTGCCGGAATTACCGCGCTAGTACGCAAGTCTAAAAATAAAACAGTAACGGAAAGTTCTGCTGAAAGCTATTAG
- a CDS encoding ABC transporter permease, producing MNNLFQLIRNEQMKMYSQISTWIMFGILALFIIGFGVFMKVNDSFTNNPAAAGDDWKQELQAENEDIKKSMQENAQGGGDFTPPQLEENQYRIEHNIKPRTYDVWSFIKDNKNNISIISLFTIIVAAGAIANEFKWGTIKLLLIRPISRTKILLAKYLSVLIFALTMLIFLYVLSFITGSALFGIDGLSQTYLFKQAGEFKEAPIFQHTVFQYLLGSVNLLMMATFAFMISSVFRNSSLAIGVAIFLMMSGNAIVAFLSTKDWAKYILFANTDLTTFFEGTPIIEDLTLPFSVTVLAVYFILFVGLAWGFFTKRDVAST from the coding sequence TTGAATAATTTATTTCAATTAATAAGAAACGAACAGATGAAAATGTATTCGCAGATTTCTACCTGGATTATGTTCGGAATTCTTGCTTTATTTATCATTGGATTTGGGGTATTCATGAAGGTGAACGATTCTTTTACCAACAATCCCGCAGCTGCAGGCGACGATTGGAAGCAGGAATTACAGGCAGAAAATGAAGATATTAAGAAGAGCATGCAGGAAAATGCTCAAGGAGGCGGGGATTTTACTCCTCCTCAGCTAGAAGAAAACCAGTACAGGATTGAGCACAATATTAAGCCGAGAACCTATGATGTCTGGAGCTTTATTAAAGACAATAAAAATAATATTTCCATTATCAGTCTATTTACGATCATCGTAGCGGCGGGTGCCATAGCGAACGAGTTTAAATGGGGAACGATCAAGCTGCTGCTGATCCGGCCCATTTCAAGAACTAAAATCCTCCTTGCTAAGTACTTGTCGGTGTTGATTTTTGCTTTAACGATGCTGATCTTTCTTTATGTCTTATCATTTATTACCGGCTCAGCGTTATTTGGTATTGATGGTCTTTCTCAGACTTATCTCTTTAAGCAAGCAGGGGAATTCAAGGAGGCACCGATATTCCAGCACACGGTTTTTCAATATTTACTCGGTTCGGTGAATCTTTTGATGATGGCTACCTTTGCCTTTATGATTTCCTCGGTATTTAGAAACAGTTCTCTAGCTATCGGGGTGGCGATTTTCTTAATGATGTCGGGCAATGCCATTGTGGCTTTCTTAAGTACAAAAGACTGGGCTAAATATATTTTATTTGCAAATACAGACTTAACGACCTTCTTTGAGGGTACACCCATTATTGAGGACCTCACTTTACCATTTTCTGTAACCGTGTTAGCTGTTTATTTTATTCTTTTTGTTGGATTAGCCTGGGGCTTCTTTACGAAACGTGACGTAGCAAGTACTTAA